Proteins from one Pontibacter korlensis genomic window:
- a CDS encoding DUF4905 domain-containing protein: protein MRLDSSTACLALEVRDPDLLLTSFYTLDTASLSLSHLDLPQTQAWWQGLEDAEHGLLYLHGYGNRQLGQHKGIAGYDEENKGKVWETAELAFYGIAKAGVLAYNPMQPEAPLQSLAPKTGMATGQSFTQQEAAEEVAHYSRTRYQDCLYPILYREGEAYFEQVRDFLREQLQVEPLQALEYAETETCLVISFYLEDTDGSLQNELAIFDLEGKLHQKVKIGSRLSGIGSDTFFIFKHNLYFILNKDILQVFRLLA, encoded by the coding sequence ATGAGACTCGATAGCAGCACTGCCTGCCTTGCCCTGGAAGTTCGGGACCCAGACCTCCTGCTCACCAGCTTTTATACACTGGATACTGCTAGTCTTAGCCTAAGCCATTTGGATCTGCCACAGACACAAGCGTGGTGGCAAGGGCTTGAGGACGCTGAGCACGGGCTTTTATACTTGCATGGCTATGGTAACCGGCAGTTGGGGCAACATAAAGGCATTGCAGGCTATGATGAGGAGAATAAGGGCAAGGTATGGGAAACTGCAGAGCTGGCCTTTTATGGTATAGCAAAAGCTGGCGTACTGGCCTACAACCCTATGCAACCTGAAGCTCCCTTACAATCATTGGCTCCTAAAACTGGTATGGCCACTGGGCAAAGCTTTACCCAGCAAGAGGCTGCTGAGGAGGTGGCACACTACAGCCGCACCCGCTATCAGGACTGTCTCTACCCAATCTTGTATCGCGAAGGAGAGGCTTATTTTGAGCAGGTGAGGGATTTTCTGAGAGAGCAGTTACAGGTAGAACCCTTGCAGGCCTTGGAGTATGCCGAAACAGAAACTTGCCTGGTCATTAGCTTTTATCTGGAAGATACAGATGGTAGCCTGCAGAATGAATTAGCTATATTCGACCTGGAGGGAAAATTGCATCAAAAGGTGAAAATTGGGAGCAGATTAAGTGGTATTGGTTCGGATACTTTTTTTATCTTTAAGCACAATTTATATTTCATCCTGAATAAAGACATTCTACAGGTTTTTCGACTTTTAGCCTAG
- a CDS encoding LysM peptidoglycan-binding domain-containing protein: MLRSLLLSLVAVPVLSFSANALDISVVRDSVGVERKNGKLFVQHKVEPKETLYALSRKYGVPVNKIVEANPSVQTAIRIGEVVLIPRGFVSVAATASTTTNAAPAPAASNRTYTVNSIGNKLHTVEPKQTLYAVSRMYNVSVENLKFWNKLHDNNIEIGQQLIVGIGEPTPTKKPVYVPEPDDEMAKASDSNAVASAAPATPVTTTTATPTASVNERVEEEEEAPVTGVNRMMEAGMAEMIDPKTNDTNKYLALHKTAPVGTIMQVKNAMNGQVVYVRVIGKLPETGANDKVIVRLSKKAYQKLGAVDPRFRVELSYMP, from the coding sequence ATGTTACGATCTTTATTACTCTCTCTTGTAGCAGTGCCTGTACTTTCTTTTTCTGCGAATGCCCTCGATATCTCAGTAGTTCGTGATTCGGTAGGAGTGGAGCGCAAGAATGGAAAACTGTTTGTACAGCATAAGGTAGAACCTAAAGAAACGCTTTATGCCCTCTCCAGAAAGTATGGCGTTCCAGTCAACAAGATTGTAGAGGCTAATCCTAGCGTGCAGACAGCGATCAGGATAGGTGAGGTGGTACTGATTCCGCGCGGCTTTGTTTCCGTGGCGGCTACTGCTTCTACAACCACAAATGCTGCACCTGCCCCCGCAGCAAGCAACCGTACTTATACAGTAAACAGCATCGGTAATAAGCTGCATACTGTGGAGCCAAAGCAGACGCTTTACGCTGTTTCGCGCATGTACAACGTTTCGGTAGAGAACCTTAAATTCTGGAATAAGCTCCACGATAATAATATTGAAATTGGGCAGCAGCTAATTGTGGGTATTGGGGAGCCTACTCCAACCAAAAAGCCGGTATATGTGCCAGAGCCTGATGACGAGATGGCCAAAGCCAGTGATTCTAATGCCGTGGCTTCAGCTGCACCTGCTACACCTGTTACCACCACTACAGCTACGCCAACTGCTTCTGTTAACGAGCGGGTAGAGGAGGAAGAGGAAGCACCTGTTACCGGTGTGAACAGAATGATGGAGGCTGGTATGGCAGAAATGATTGACCCGAAGACTAACGATACAAACAAATACCTGGCGCTACACAAAACCGCTCCTGTTGGTACTATCATGCAGGTAAAAAATGCTATGAACGGGCAGGTGGTTTACGTGCGAGTAATCGGAAAGCTACCTGAGACAGGTGCTAATGACAAGGTGATTGTTCGCCTGTCTAAGAAGGCTTACCAAAAGCTTGGTGCTGTTGACCCTCGATTCAGAGTGGAGCTTTCTTACATGCCGTAA
- a CDS encoding beta-ketoacyl-ACP synthase III has translation MSKITAAITGVSGYVPEYVLTNKELETMVETNDEWITTRTGIKERRILKGEGKGTSHIAVPAVLDLLKKTNTKPEEVDLLICATTTPDMVFPATANLITAEVGAVNAFGYDLQAACSGFLYALATGSKFVESGQYKKVIVVGADKMSSIIDYTDRATCIIFGDGGGAVMLEPNTEGLGIQDSILKSDGTGAQFLHMKAGGSRKPATIETVQAREHYAFQEGQQVFKFAVKGMADVSAEIMERNNLTGEDVAWLVPHQANKRIIEATANRMGLDNDKVMLNIHKYGNTTSGTIPLCLWEYENQLKKGDNVILAAFGGGFTWGSIYLKWAYDPN, from the coding sequence ATGAGTAAGATTACTGCCGCCATTACAGGTGTAAGTGGCTATGTACCTGAATACGTGCTCACCAACAAAGAGCTTGAGACAATGGTGGAAACCAATGATGAGTGGATTACCACCCGAACAGGTATCAAGGAGAGGCGTATCTTGAAGGGTGAAGGCAAAGGCACCTCGCATATAGCGGTACCGGCAGTGCTTGATCTGCTCAAAAAAACCAACACCAAGCCTGAAGAGGTAGACCTGCTGATCTGTGCTACTACCACTCCTGACATGGTTTTCCCGGCCACAGCCAACCTGATTACCGCTGAGGTAGGTGCAGTTAACGCTTTCGGTTACGACCTGCAGGCAGCCTGCTCTGGCTTCCTTTACGCATTGGCAACCGGCTCTAAGTTTGTAGAGTCTGGTCAATACAAAAAAGTAATCGTGGTAGGTGCCGATAAGATGTCTTCTATCATTGATTATACTGACCGCGCTACCTGCATTATCTTTGGTGATGGTGGTGGTGCCGTAATGCTGGAGCCTAACACAGAAGGCCTGGGCATACAGGACTCTATACTTAAGTCAGACGGTACTGGTGCTCAGTTCCTGCACATGAAGGCAGGCGGTAGCCGTAAACCAGCTACCATCGAGACTGTTCAGGCTCGTGAGCATTATGCTTTCCAGGAGGGGCAGCAGGTATTCAAGTTTGCTGTAAAAGGTATGGCAGATGTGTCAGCTGAGATCATGGAGCGTAATAACCTTACAGGTGAAGATGTTGCCTGGTTGGTACCACATCAGGCGAACAAACGTATTATCGAGGCTACAGCTAACCGGATGGGCTTAGACAATGACAAGGTAATGCTGAACATCCACAAGTATGGTAACACTACCAGCGGCACCATTCCGCTTTGCTTGTGGGAATATGAAAATCAATTGAAGAAAGGTGATAACGTAATTTTAGCAGCCTTTGGTGGCGGATTTACCTGGGGTTCTATTTACCTGAAGTGGGCTTACGATCCGAACTAA